The following coding sequences lie in one Criblamydia sequanensis CRIB-18 genomic window:
- a CDS encoding class I SAM-dependent methyltransferase, producing the protein MSRLLFGLFIALWVPSFLQGGVGIELAEDYLKNSALQWEWALDSLNRFDFDEEDQVLDVGCGDGKITALISSKVPRGLVVGLDISKQMIEKASSQFKEANLAFTQGDAIDIPFKNQFDKLVSFLALHWVLDQNQALLSMKEALKENGKMLLVIPGKAENNLASLSEKLAQSEKWAKFFPFFNKQRVYFTVAEYKELLSLAGLQIQSIQESESWTVFKDKDELIAWIKPLVNFIDHLETENQEQFIDDIASEMLLNNPPKNGVISIKHRKIEVIALK; encoded by the coding sequence ATGTCTAGATTATTGTTTGGATTGTTTATTGCTTTATGGGTTCCATCTTTTTTACAGGGCGGCGTAGGTATCGAACTTGCGGAGGACTATCTTAAAAACTCAGCTCTTCAGTGGGAATGGGCTTTGGATAGTTTAAACCGGTTTGATTTTGATGAGGAAGATCAGGTTTTAGATGTCGGATGCGGAGATGGAAAAATCACAGCGCTAATCTCTAGCAAGGTCCCAAGGGGATTGGTGGTAGGATTAGATATTTCTAAACAAATGATAGAGAAAGCCTCTTCTCAATTTAAAGAGGCCAATCTAGCCTTTACCCAAGGCGATGCTATCGATATTCCCTTTAAAAACCAATTTGATAAGTTAGTCTCGTTTTTAGCTCTTCATTGGGTTTTAGATCAAAATCAAGCTTTGCTTTCCATGAAAGAAGCCTTAAAAGAAAATGGGAAGATGTTGCTTGTTATTCCGGGAAAAGCGGAGAACAATTTAGCAAGCCTTTCAGAAAAATTAGCGCAGTCAGAGAAATGGGCCAAGTTTTTTCCGTTTTTTAATAAACAAAGAGTCTATTTTACAGTTGCAGAGTATAAAGAACTGCTTTCTTTGGCAGGGCTTCAAATCCAATCCATCCAAGAGAGTGAAAGCTGGACAGTTTTTAAAGATAAAGATGAGCTTATTGCTTGGATTAAGCCACTTGTTAATTTTATTGATCACTTAGAGACAGAAAATCAAGAGCAATTTATTGACGATATCGCAAGCGAAATGCTTTTAAATAACCCGCCCAAAAACGGGGTGATTTCCATAAAACATCGTAAGATAGAAGTCATCGCTCTAAAGTAA
- a CDS encoding MarR family winged helix-turn-helix transcriptional regulator, whose product MKKSLNFKEISVHDTPGRSLGFLLWHVSTAWRGSIEAKLKSLDLTHPQFVILATLGWLTRKGELVTQALVGKMAGLDPNTVSQIIKGLEKKGLIKRQKSSDARVKNPLLTLKGQEKIREALPIVEEKDAQFFHSLTSNEIESLIRIFNKLIKN is encoded by the coding sequence ATGAAAAAAAGTTTAAATTTTAAAGAAATTAGTGTTCATGACACCCCTGGGAGAAGTCTTGGGTTTCTTTTGTGGCATGTAAGCACTGCCTGGAGAGGGTCAATAGAAGCTAAACTAAAATCCTTGGATTTGACCCACCCTCAATTTGTCATTTTAGCAACCCTTGGATGGCTTACAAGAAAAGGCGAGCTTGTGACGCAAGCCCTTGTTGGCAAAATGGCAGGTCTAGACCCAAATACCGTTTCCCAAATTATAAAAGGGCTTGAGAAAAAAGGGCTTATCAAGAGGCAAAAATCATCCGATGCGAGAGTCAAAAACCCTTTATTAACTTTAAAAGGCCAAGAAAAAATAAGAGAAGCCTTGCCGATCGTTGAAGAAAAAGACGCTCAATTTTTTCATTCCCTAACATCAAATGAAATCGAATCTCTGATTCGAATCTTTAATAAATTGATCAAAAATTAA
- a CDS encoding VOC family protein, which yields MFNPSLGFILLFVENPLKSSAFYQNLFNLSPIEESPTFSLFALQNGVMLGLWSKFTAEPKVEACAGAQEIGFPAIEVDALYEEWGKKEVTVLQKPCDMDFGRTFVIQDPDGHRIRVYKLREEI from the coding sequence ATGTTTAACCCAAGTTTAGGATTTATCCTTCTTTTTGTTGAAAATCCTCTTAAAAGCAGTGCCTTTTATCAAAACCTTTTCAATTTATCACCGATTGAAGAGTCACCCACCTTCTCTCTTTTTGCTTTGCAAAATGGAGTCATGCTAGGTTTATGGTCTAAATTTACAGCAGAGCCTAAAGTCGAGGCTTGTGCCGGAGCGCAAGAAATAGGTTTTCCTGCTATAGAAGTTGATGCCCTTTATGAAGAATGGGGTAAAAAAGAGGTCACGGTCCTTCAAAAACCATGTGATATGGATTTTGGACGCACTTTTGTTATTCAAGACCCTGATGGTCATCGAATCCGTGTCTATAAACTCCGAGAAGAAATATAA
- a CDS encoding GNAT family N-acetyltransferase has translation MRISPLSDHMHFFNEVVDMKFQAFSYLTGEETIEDYRNRQKDYVTDNLLPRAYIVLNDSQELIGTFALKKKDFKHRLDLTPWLGSVVVSIKHRRQGVGRFIVSEAERLARNMGYKELYLFTPDQEAWYSKQGWNLLERSKPNKFVFSVMSKKITLP, from the coding sequence ATGAGAATCTCGCCCCTATCAGATCATATGCACTTCTTTAACGAAGTTGTAGATATGAAGTTTCAAGCCTTTTCCTATTTAACAGGAGAAGAAACGATTGAAGATTATCGTAATCGTCAAAAAGATTACGTTACGGACAACCTTTTGCCAAGGGCTTATATAGTTCTTAATGATAGTCAGGAGCTAATCGGCACCTTTGCTTTAAAGAAAAAAGATTTTAAGCATCGGCTTGATCTCACTCCCTGGCTTGGCAGCGTCGTGGTTTCAATCAAACATAGGCGTCAAGGAGTCGGGCGCTTTATTGTTTCAGAAGCAGAACGTTTAGCAAGAAACATGGGCTATAAAGAACTTTATCTCTTTACCCCCGATCAAGAAGCTTGGTATTCAAAACAAGGTTGGAACCTTTTAGAACGCTCTAAACCTAATAAATTTGTCTTTAGCGTAATGTCCAAGAAAATTACTCTTCCTTAA
- a CDS encoding VOC family protein: protein MDRPKTGDICWNELCTPNAKAAKDFYGKVFGWKFEDHDSGDTTYSMIKSNGKEFGGIWSIPKNMENQIPPHWMAYILVENLEEALSKAETNGATTMKPPTTVGDMGRFAIIVDPTGAHIALWQPFIQK, encoded by the coding sequence ATGGATAGACCGAAAACCGGTGATATTTGTTGGAATGAACTCTGCACCCCAAATGCAAAAGCTGCAAAAGACTTTTATGGAAAAGTATTTGGCTGGAAATTCGAAGATCACGATTCAGGCGACACTACCTATAGCATGATCAAATCCAATGGAAAAGAATTCGGCGGGATTTGGAGCATTCCTAAAAACATGGAAAACCAAATTCCTCCTCACTGGATGGCTTATATATTAGTAGAAAATTTAGAAGAGGCTCTAAGCAAAGCTGAAACTAATGGAGCCACTACCATGAAGCCTCCAACAACTGTCGGAGATATGGGAAGATTTGCCATTATTGTGGATCCAACCGGGGCCCATATAGCCTTATGGCAACCTTTTATACAAAAATAA
- a CDS encoding OsmC family protein, with product MLRKAIAIWEGNLKEGQGNLSTESGVLSHTPYSFKTRFESGNGTNPEELLAAAHAGCFAMALSNELSKVGITPKKLQVSCGISLESGKDGFSISKSHLDLVATIPGVDKAKFDSAVKAAKEGCPVSKLFKAEITLSSQLE from the coding sequence ATGCTAAGAAAAGCCATAGCCATCTGGGAAGGTAATTTAAAAGAAGGACAAGGAAACCTGTCTACTGAAAGCGGAGTTTTAAGTCATACTCCCTATTCCTTTAAAACAAGATTTGAAAGCGGTAATGGTACAAATCCGGAAGAGCTTTTAGCGGCCGCGCACGCTGGCTGTTTTGCTATGGCGCTCTCTAATGAACTCTCAAAAGTTGGCATCACACCAAAAAAACTTCAGGTAAGTTGCGGTATTTCTCTTGAAAGTGGTAAAGATGGCTTCTCGATCTCAAAAAGTCATCTAGACCTTGTTGCAACAATACCCGGAGTAGATAAGGCAAAATTTGATTCAGCTGTAAAAGCGGCAAAGGAAGGATGCCCTGTATCCAAACTTTTCAAAGCTGAAATCACTCTTTCCTCTCAGCTTGAGTGA
- a CDS encoding chorismate mutase, translated as MSIPPWLVLFLAISFSAQAVFSAEDNLSRYYEIAEQTCFDIGDIRREMDRVNREILKLMTERTAYVKRAGDLKSQTTKIADDRGRVKDQERKIIDLSLELELPLEISLPTFRELMETSIKFQQRHIDELLSQ; from the coding sequence ATGTCAATACCCCCATGGCTAGTTTTATTTCTAGCCATCTCATTTTCTGCACAAGCCGTTTTTTCAGCCGAAGACAATTTAAGCCGCTATTATGAAATTGCAGAACAAACTTGCTTTGACATAGGTGATATCCGAAGGGAAATGGATCGCGTTAACCGTGAGATTCTAAAACTTATGACAGAAAGAACGGCTTATGTAAAAAGAGCCGGCGATTTAAAGTCTCAAACAACAAAAATTGCAGATGATCGTGGAAGAGTCAAAGATCAGGAAAGGAAGATTATCGATTTATCTTTGGAGCTTGAGCTGCCCTTAGAGATAAGCTTGCCTACTTTTCGAGAGCTTATGGAAACTTCCATCAAGTTTCAACAAAGACACATCGACGAGCTTCTTTCACAATAG
- a CDS encoding F-box-like domain-containing protein: MASLVKQKEFSSANTLVVSQTCDPLMALPIELLLQIFYRLGSLELLAASSVSRSWSWLSSALWQERSKRDFPSLKLSKNHQFSKENYFLRLRIRAAFTIDPIKKELPFKFIEPSRISITNKKKLIGVVVLKDSPQQRIFLQNKNNVKFAAPSTKISQESASEDATNIQTVVKCGKFIAASESYGRVYLFSSKRLKPIDRIKDLKGICSLAYNQKYLIAGTNNGLIYSVDLKLNKVIASVATKRIAPIWQLFSYRTKIVSFDEEFLSLWDLKKSSKVIHEIKLDLNYFSKHFPVSAEIFGSVLIISHVVNKEIFFPDKNTIAPFFNSEIKIFKIKNYLKNMGIIQIPGFVSCLTKVRQYVLVSLVQKENFHKGEIKSCNLTVYNLLTRKRVSKKTVFNDCILSLKKLNSQIIGFSKHSEYVWDLNTLVKL, translated from the coding sequence ATGGCATCTTTAGTAAAGCAAAAGGAATTCTCATCTGCAAATACCTTGGTGGTTTCCCAAACTTGCGATCCTTTAATGGCCCTTCCAATTGAATTGCTTCTCCAAATTTTTTATAGGTTAGGGTCCCTGGAGCTTCTTGCCGCAAGCTCCGTTTCAAGATCCTGGTCATGGTTAAGTTCCGCTCTTTGGCAGGAAAGATCCAAAAGAGATTTTCCCTCCCTAAAACTCTCTAAAAACCATCAATTTTCTAAAGAGAATTATTTTTTGCGGTTAAGAATTAGAGCAGCTTTTACTATTGATCCTATAAAAAAAGAGTTACCATTCAAGTTTATAGAACCAAGTCGTATTTCAATCACAAATAAGAAAAAACTTATTGGTGTGGTAGTTTTAAAAGATAGCCCTCAACAAAGAATCTTTCTTCAAAATAAAAATAATGTAAAGTTCGCGGCTCCTTCTACAAAAATATCTCAAGAAAGCGCTTCTGAAGATGCTACAAATATTCAGACGGTTGTTAAATGCGGAAAATTTATAGCAGCTTCCGAGTCTTATGGACGAGTTTATCTTTTTAGCTCGAAACGATTAAAACCGATTGATAGAATTAAAGATCTAAAGGGTATATGCAGTCTTGCCTATAATCAAAAGTACTTGATTGCCGGGACCAATAATGGACTGATTTATAGTGTCGATTTAAAATTAAATAAGGTGATTGCTAGCGTCGCAACTAAGCGAATAGCCCCTATATGGCAACTGTTTTCATATCGTACGAAAATCGTTTCCTTTGATGAGGAATTTTTAAGTTTATGGGATTTAAAAAAATCTTCAAAAGTAATTCATGAGATTAAGTTAGATTTGAACTATTTCTCTAAACATTTTCCTGTGTCTGCCGAAATTTTTGGCAGCGTTCTTATTATCTCCCATGTAGTTAATAAGGAAATTTTTTTTCCGGATAAAAATACAATAGCCCCTTTCTTTAACTCAGAAATCAAAATCTTTAAAATAAAGAATTATTTAAAAAATATGGGAATAATTCAAATTCCCGGTTTTGTTAGTTGCTTAACTAAGGTTCGTCAATACGTGCTTGTCAGTTTAGTTCAAAAAGAGAACTTTCATAAAGGGGAGATTAAAAGCTGCAACCTCACCGTTTATAATTTGTTAACCCGAAAAAGAGTTTCCAAGAAGACTGTTTTTAATGACTGTATCTTATCTTTAAAAAAATTGAATTCCCAAATCATCGGCTTTTCCAAGCATTCCGAATATGTTTGGGATTTAAACACTCTCGTCAAATTGTGA
- a CDS encoding F-box-like domain-containing protein, translating into MEKVDSISLLQRENNDQNLSEDFISAIPLELQLQIFLKLSLKDLLSTGLVSHSWKVLSSGSLLWRILSQKEFPLTLSKSVGYEPSKKKFFCLNPKKALSCPPEKTELPFVFKMQRKGPFVTPLGKILGVVRVGQDRQDQFVYGDEFDLEKPFYKIPKVSTLIFLKDNIQNYDPTDIESLNVYKDMIMVGAYSKIYLYLKNNLYFVKEIEGLKDKIICLDCAKEKIYAGTSRGSVFIIDYKELKIERECLVTEEKVKLTHLFLYEDKIITVDSEQWIKVWDVNLTLLRTIKGNPSCYKHFSSICKIVGNVIITAVISKAFVLSSEEERHKFKYESRVVIYSLENFSIKKEFSFSGFVTCLELINNFLVVSILKKQNYHSLWDDKGCLISIVNLRNKKFIYKKKLDRCLIALNRMGSRLVGFSRNVKFVWHL; encoded by the coding sequence ATGGAAAAAGTTGATTCGATAAGCCTTCTGCAAAGAGAAAATAACGACCAGAATTTAAGTGAAGACTTTATCTCAGCCATTCCCCTTGAACTGCAGCTCCAAATTTTTCTTAAGCTAAGCCTTAAAGATTTATTAAGTACCGGTTTAGTTTCTCATTCGTGGAAAGTTTTAAGCTCGGGCAGTCTTCTTTGGAGGATTCTTAGTCAAAAAGAATTTCCGCTAACTCTATCCAAAAGCGTTGGATATGAACCTTCGAAGAAAAAATTTTTTTGCTTAAATCCAAAAAAAGCTCTTTCGTGCCCACCGGAAAAGACAGAACTTCCGTTTGTTTTTAAAATGCAAAGAAAGGGACCTTTTGTCACCCCTCTTGGGAAAATATTAGGGGTCGTAAGGGTTGGGCAAGATCGACAGGATCAATTCGTCTATGGAGATGAATTTGATTTGGAAAAACCCTTTTATAAAATTCCTAAAGTTTCAACGCTAATTTTTCTAAAAGACAACATTCAAAATTATGACCCGACCGATATTGAATCTTTGAATGTCTATAAAGATATGATCATGGTGGGCGCTTACTCTAAAATCTATCTTTATCTAAAGAATAACCTCTACTTTGTTAAAGAGATAGAAGGCTTGAAAGATAAGATAATTTGTTTGGACTGTGCAAAAGAAAAAATCTATGCAGGCACAAGTAGAGGGTCTGTCTTTATTATTGATTATAAAGAATTAAAAATAGAAAGAGAGTGTCTTGTAACGGAAGAAAAAGTCAAACTTACGCACCTATTTCTCTATGAGGATAAAATTATTACCGTAGATTCTGAGCAGTGGATTAAAGTTTGGGATGTTAACCTCACTCTTTTAAGAACCATAAAAGGCAATCCCTCTTGCTACAAACATTTTTCATCTATTTGTAAAATTGTCGGGAATGTGATCATAACAGCTGTTATTTCAAAAGCTTTTGTCTTGTCATCTGAAGAGGAGAGGCATAAGTTTAAGTATGAATCCAGGGTGGTTATATATTCTCTGGAAAATTTTTCCATAAAAAAAGAATTTTCTTTTTCGGGTTTTGTCACCTGTTTGGAGTTAATTAATAATTTTTTGGTAGTGAGCATTCTTAAAAAGCAAAATTATCACTCGCTTTGGGACGACAAAGGCTGTTTAATCTCAATTGTTAATCTTAGAAATAAAAAGTTTATTTATAAAAAAAAATTAGACCGATGTTTGATTGCCCTGAACAGAATGGGAAGTCGATTGGTTGGTTTTTCAAGAAATGTTAAATTTGTATGGCATCTTTAG
- a CDS encoding F-box-like domain-containing protein — translation MSVEEASNNRISNQEDVPYENKDIVSLLPFEIALHLFIMMDVKSIITGSLVSKTWRDITQDAMIWRIKCKNEFPRAFEIVRRDHLFSKEIHLNFYALLSLKHEPVIQTLPFIFKNKYPVSISEEGKVLGVAQFPIDFQDRVLYESVKELANPNFFKLEEPTNIIFSVNDPPFFCYNPTDIESLIYHKNFIIASTHSSIHIFDKETFAFYTKINDFGTRVTCLASSEKYLIAGNDSGKIFFIDTDLKKVIKKQQASRVSITHVFAYGNKVITYDFNRVIKVWDPKSFNLLETADCCFKEKGPLRYPELLSISDKKLFSSSIISSYRKPDAINFSYKSLILIRSLESKKILKEFKILGFITCYEFINNNLVFFMVKQANYYDSWENVGGKLIIFDLKNEKIAFKISLKNTLIALKKVGSQLIGLTNSLSYTWDL, via the coding sequence ATGAGTGTTGAAGAAGCGTCAAATAATAGGATTTCAAATCAAGAAGATGTCCCTTATGAAAACAAGGACATAGTATCGTTGCTTCCTTTTGAAATTGCACTTCATCTTTTCATAATGATGGATGTAAAATCAATAATTACCGGCTCTTTAGTTTCAAAAACCTGGAGGGATATAACACAGGATGCAATGATTTGGAGAATCAAATGTAAAAATGAATTTCCAAGGGCATTTGAGATTGTCAGACGAGATCATTTATTTTCAAAAGAGATCCATTTAAATTTTTACGCTCTATTATCTTTAAAACATGAACCTGTCATTCAAACGCTTCCCTTTATTTTTAAGAATAAATACCCCGTATCTATTAGTGAAGAAGGCAAGGTTCTTGGGGTGGCTCAGTTTCCAATCGATTTTCAAGACAGAGTTCTCTATGAAAGCGTAAAAGAGCTTGCAAACCCTAATTTTTTTAAATTAGAGGAACCTACGAATATCATTTTTTCTGTCAATGACCCCCCTTTTTTTTGCTACAACCCAACCGATATAGAAAGCCTGATTTATCATAAAAATTTTATTATAGCTTCGACGCACTCTTCAATTCATATTTTTGATAAGGAGACATTTGCGTTTTATACGAAAATAAATGATTTTGGAACTAGAGTGACCTGCTTGGCATCCTCTGAGAAGTACCTTATTGCCGGGAATGATTCTGGAAAAATTTTTTTTATCGATACCGATTTAAAAAAGGTGATAAAAAAGCAACAGGCCTCAAGAGTGTCTATTACGCATGTATTTGCCTACGGAAATAAAGTAATTACCTATGATTTTAATCGAGTGATAAAAGTCTGGGATCCTAAATCTTTTAACCTTCTTGAAACAGCTGACTGTTGTTTCAAAGAAAAAGGTCCGCTTCGCTATCCTGAGCTTTTATCAATTTCTGATAAAAAGCTCTTTTCAAGCTCAATTATAAGCTCTTATAGAAAACCTGACGCGATTAACTTTAGTTATAAATCCCTTATTTTAATTAGATCCCTAGAAAGTAAAAAAATTTTGAAAGAATTCAAAATTTTAGGTTTTATTACTTGTTATGAATTTATTAATAATAATTTAGTTTTTTTTATGGTAAAGCAGGCAAATTACTATGATTCCTGGGAAAATGTAGGGGGTAAACTCATTATCTTTGATTTAAAAAATGAAAAAATAGCTTTTAAAATTTCCTTAAAAAACACATTGATTGCCTTAAAAAAAGTAGGGTCGCAGTTAATTGGTCTGACAAATAGTTTGAGTTACACATGGGATTTATAA
- a CDS encoding class I SAM-dependent methyltransferase gives MAHFDFKEIFDEDYLYFYEPLLTEERLQREIQFLAQKTNLNEPKQILDLACGHGRHANRLSQMGHRVTGIDSSTVFLNLAKKRALELKDQITKVSNYCVRFYNPSEVRDLLEKAGFKEIFFYDDFNDQRLTPQSRRMVAIATK, from the coding sequence ATGGCCCATTTTGATTTCAAAGAGATCTTTGATGAGGATTATCTTTATTTTTATGAGCCTTTATTAACTGAAGAGAGGTTGCAAAGAGAAATTCAATTTTTAGCTCAAAAAACGAACTTAAATGAACCTAAGCAAATATTGGATTTAGCTTGCGGCCATGGCAGGCATGCTAATCGTTTAAGCCAAATGGGACATAGGGTTACCGGAATCGATAGCTCGACTGTCTTCTTAAATTTAGCAAAAAAGAGGGCTCTAGAGCTTAAAGATCAAATTACAAAAGTCTCAAATTATTGCGTTCGTTTTTATAATCCTTCAGAAGTTAGGGATTTGCTAGAAAAAGCCGGATTTAAAGAAATTTTCTTTTATGATGATTTTAACGATCAGCGGTTGACCCCTCAATCGAGGCGTATGGTAGCTATTGCAACCAAATAA
- a CDS encoding methyl-accepting chemotaxis protein has protein sequence MRIPLLFFCASLVSCGIVKEMRSTTEAIKSNRAAILENTESIYINQDAVNSSAMAIENNRNVVEESSQAILENYHILLHSNQGIIKNTELLNNTSESLQMNKRLVEESNQAIHANNQSLFNANEAIIENTELIHATSRALKENKVLVEESNKAIEANIKLIQGLTGTVSDFGKDSPNPFSAIIFIASGIIGFLLFSLLIIILLLWNISRRIRSIRN, from the coding sequence ATGCGAATCCCTCTATTATTTTTTTGTGCGAGTCTTGTTTCTTGCGGAATCGTTAAGGAAATGCGGAGTACAACAGAGGCTATTAAAAGCAATAGAGCAGCCATTTTGGAAAACACGGAGTCCATCTATATTAACCAAGATGCGGTGAATTCAAGCGCCATGGCAATTGAAAACAACCGAAATGTGGTCGAAGAAAGCTCACAAGCTATCCTTGAGAACTATCATATCCTTCTTCATTCAAACCAAGGGATTATTAAAAATACAGAGCTTCTTAATAATACTTCTGAATCTTTGCAGATGAATAAAAGACTTGTTGAGGAAAGTAATCAAGCCATTCATGCCAATAATCAAAGTCTTTTTAATGCAAATGAAGCGATTATCGAAAATACAGAACTTATTCATGCGACATCCCGGGCTTTAAAGGAAAATAAGGTGTTGGTTGAAGAGAGCAATAAAGCGATTGAAGCTAATATAAAATTGATTCAGGGACTAACCGGAACCGTTTCCGATTTTGGTAAAGATTCACCCAACCCTTTTTCTGCGATTATATTTATAGCTTCAGGAATCATCGGATTTTTACTTTTTTCTTTATTGATTATCATCTTGCTTCTTTGGAATATTAGTCGAAGAATTAGAAGTATAAGAAACTAA
- a CDS encoding LA_2272 family surface repeat-containing protein, protein MKHINTLLATVLFCATNFAAANEYEMNECFQEECCPFEEIPAFTPSTPFQLSLFTPVQTSPKEFTVEGLRFNLIYGQNRGVTGLDLGLVNVTYGDVKGYEGGLVNYVTGDFSGVQMGVFNVVRGDFKGFQRSLVNRVAGNFVGIQDGFINVTDQAFCGFGAGAFNYAGAMTGVQLGLINVSHDVTGLQFGLVNYTDSLKGVQIGLLNIQTNRQIVKALPILNFSF, encoded by the coding sequence ATGAAACATATTAATACATTACTTGCGACTGTCCTTTTTTGTGCAACCAATTTTGCTGCTGCTAATGAATATGAAATGAATGAATGTTTTCAAGAAGAGTGTTGCCCTTTTGAAGAAATTCCGGCTTTTACTCCCTCCACTCCTTTCCAACTCTCTTTATTTACTCCTGTCCAAACTTCTCCAAAGGAATTTACTGTTGAAGGGTTGCGATTCAATTTAATTTACGGACAAAATAGAGGCGTAACCGGCCTTGATCTTGGTTTAGTAAACGTCACCTATGGCGATGTAAAAGGCTATGAAGGCGGCCTTGTGAACTACGTGACCGGTGATTTTTCAGGCGTTCAAATGGGTGTTTTCAATGTAGTTAGAGGTGATTTTAAAGGTTTTCAAAGATCGCTTGTCAACCGTGTTGCGGGTAATTTTGTCGGGATTCAAGACGGTTTTATTAATGTGACGGATCAAGCTTTTTGCGGTTTTGGAGCGGGGGCATTTAATTATGCCGGAGCAATGACCGGGGTTCAACTTGGCTTAATAAATGTTTCCCATGATGTCACAGGCTTGCAATTCGGACTTGTGAACTACACCGATTCTTTAAAGGGTGTGCAAATTGGATTGCTCAATATTCAAACCAACCGTCAAATTGTTAAAGCCCTTCCCATCCTTAATTTCAGCTTCTAA
- a CDS encoding acyl-CoA thioesterase, which produces MKNKIYNYPILIKETYLDLYGHVNNATYLTLFEEARWDFINRNGYGFNEIKKTGLGPIILEISIRYLKELRLREEIIIQTTTLSYDKKIGKLEQKMIRGKEECCIASFTIGLFNLKERKLVLPTKEWLNAIGIEP; this is translated from the coding sequence ATGAAAAATAAAATTTACAATTATCCCATCCTCATTAAGGAAACCTATCTCGACCTTTACGGCCATGTGAATAATGCCACCTATTTAACTCTTTTTGAGGAAGCGAGATGGGACTTTATCAATCGAAATGGTTATGGGTTTAATGAAATTAAAAAAACCGGGCTCGGACCTATTATTTTAGAGATTTCCATTCGCTATCTAAAAGAACTCAGATTAAGAGAGGAAATTATCATTCAGACGACTACCCTATCTTATGATAAAAAAATTGGTAAACTTGAGCAAAAAATGATTCGAGGAAAAGAAGAATGCTGCATTGCAAGCTTTACTATCGGGCTTTTTAATTTGAAAGAGCGGAAGCTTGTCTTACCAACAAAAGAATGGCTTAATGCCATCGGAATAGAGCCTTAA
- a CDS encoding iron dependent repressor, metal binding and dimerization domain protein encodes MKKKYDRAEPFIATRAHHDFEIAEDYVEIISDLLAVNDKARVCDIASQMGVSHVTVIRTLKRLEKKGLLNSEESSSITLTKEGEALASSIRKRHLFLFKYLTTLGVPEEIARIDVEGMEHHVSETTQKVLQAHLEKYLEKS; translated from the coding sequence ATGAAGAAGAAGTATGATCGGGCGGAACCCTTTATTGCTACAAGAGCCCATCACGATTTTGAGATAGCTGAGGACTATGTGGAAATTATTTCAGATTTACTCGCTGTTAACGATAAGGCAAGAGTTTGCGATATTGCCTCGCAAATGGGTGTCTCTCACGTCACTGTTATAAGAACCCTTAAAAGACTTGAGAAAAAAGGTCTTTTGAATTCTGAAGAGAGTAGTAGCATCACACTCACAAAAGAAGGAGAAGCTTTAGCATCTTCCATAAGAAAGAGACACCTTTTTCTTTTTAAATATTTAACGACTTTAGGCGTGCCTGAAGAAATCGCAAGAATAGATGTGGAGGGAATGGAACATCATGTCAGCGAAACCACGCAAAAAGTTTTACAAGCCCATTTAGAAAAATATTTAGAAAAATCTTAA